A stretch of bacterium DNA encodes these proteins:
- a CDS encoding AarF/ABC1/UbiB kinase family protein, whose product MPENPEEPCLQPTPMPSFDPFGWLKGRRQLSRVRHIGAVLVRYGLAELAARLGLEGRLKLGHKASPDVAVLTEPERLVKALEELGPTFIKLGQMLSTRPDILPPDYLKALTKLQDNVPGISYEEVERVIATEACRLPADIFAEFDRAPLAAASLSQVHRAKLKTGEEVAVKVQRPGIAAMIDGDLAILASVARFIERHQPDLAVHDPVGLVAEFDRSIRLELDFVHEGQNADICRRNFADDKRVAIPKVYWDYTTRRLLVLELFTGVKATDAAGLRQAGVDRHKLGQSGASVYMRMIFEHGFFQSDPHPGNLVVMSDGRLGVIDYGMFSRIDDDTRDLLVDVLLAAYRQDSNRLLRLVLKVGSKTAQVEESALHTDIKDLLDRYYGASLRELSFGRVLRELLAVIRRHRIAVPAGLAMVVRGLATVEGLGLLIDPDFNFVEEMKPFLERLAWRRFGPLGWFKDLRRYEADFESLARDLPADLRQISGWLKKGEIKLQIDHEELRQVARNLSRSNNQLAAAIVLAAIIIGASLLVVAAPTALKSLVPVIGIAAFLGAAAIGVYLLVAIMRR is encoded by the coding sequence TTGCCTGAGAACCCGGAAGAGCCCTGTCTGCAGCCCACACCGATGCCGAGTTTCGACCCGTTTGGTTGGCTGAAGGGTCGACGCCAGCTAAGTCGCGTGCGGCACATCGGTGCCGTGCTGGTGCGCTACGGGCTCGCCGAGCTGGCGGCTCGGCTCGGGCTCGAAGGCCGGCTGAAACTGGGGCACAAAGCTTCGCCCGACGTGGCCGTCCTCACTGAGCCGGAGCGACTGGTCAAGGCGCTGGAAGAGCTCGGGCCCACGTTCATCAAGCTCGGACAGATGCTTTCCACCCGACCCGACATCCTGCCTCCCGACTACCTGAAGGCGCTGACGAAACTGCAGGATAACGTCCCGGGTATCTCGTACGAGGAAGTAGAGCGCGTCATCGCCACGGAGGCGTGCCGTCTACCCGCCGATATCTTCGCTGAGTTCGACCGCGCGCCGCTCGCGGCTGCGTCCCTTTCGCAGGTCCACCGCGCGAAGCTCAAGACCGGCGAGGAGGTCGCGGTCAAGGTCCAGCGGCCGGGCATCGCGGCGATGATTGACGGCGACCTCGCCATCCTCGCGTCGGTCGCCAGGTTCATCGAGCGGCATCAGCCCGACCTCGCTGTCCATGACCCAGTTGGCCTTGTCGCCGAGTTCGACCGGAGCATCAGGCTCGAACTCGATTTCGTCCACGAAGGCCAGAACGCCGACATCTGCCGCCGCAACTTTGCCGACGACAAGAGGGTGGCAATACCGAAGGTCTACTGGGACTACACCACGCGTCGGTTGCTCGTGCTGGAGCTCTTCACGGGCGTGAAGGCAACCGACGCGGCCGGACTCCGGCAGGCGGGCGTCGACCGGCACAAACTCGGGCAGTCCGGCGCCAGCGTGTATATGAGGATGATATTTGAGCACGGGTTCTTCCAGTCCGACCCGCACCCCGGCAACCTCGTCGTGATGTCCGACGGCAGGCTGGGCGTGATCGATTACGGTATGTTCAGCCGCATCGACGACGACACGCGCGACCTGCTCGTAGACGTGCTGCTTGCCGCCTACCGGCAGGACAGCAACCGTTTGTTGCGGCTGGTGCTCAAAGTGGGCTCCAAGACCGCGCAGGTCGAAGAATCCGCTCTGCACACCGACATCAAGGACCTGCTCGACCGGTACTACGGCGCGAGTCTGCGCGAACTCTCGTTCGGCCGGGTATTGCGCGAACTGCTCGCCGTCATCCGCCGGCACCGTATTGCGGTCCCGGCCGGGCTCGCGATGGTCGTACGCGGCCTCGCCACGGTCGAAGGGCTCGGCCTGCTCATCGACCCGGATTTCAACTTCGTGGAGGAGATGAAACCGTTCCTCGAACGGCTGGCATGGCGCCGGTTCGGACCGCTGGGCTGGTTCAAGGACCTGCGTCGGTACGAGGCCGACTTCGAATCGCTCGCTCGCGACCTGCCCGCCGACCTGCGCCAGATAAGCGGCTGGCTGAAGAAAGGCGAGATCAAGCTCCAGATCGACCACGAGGAGCTGCGCCAGGTGGCCCGCAACCTGAGCCGTTCCAACAACCAGCTTGCCGCGGCCATCGTGCTGGCGGCGATAATCATCGGCGCGTCGCTGCTCGTGGTGGCGGCGCCGACCGCGCTCAAGTCCCTCGTGCCCGTCATCGGCATCGCGGCTTTCCTCGGAGCGGCCGCCATCGGCGTCTATCTGCTCGTCGCCATAATGCGCCGGTAG